One genomic segment of Papaver somniferum cultivar HN1 unplaced genomic scaffold, ASM357369v1 unplaced-scaffold_6, whole genome shotgun sequence includes these proteins:
- the LOC113343545 gene encoding syntaxin-61-like — MSSPQDPFYIVKEEIQDSIDKLQSTFHQWETVPANTEERVHLTKELQTGCESIEWQVDELDKAIAVAARDPSWYGIDEVELEKRRRWTSTARTQVGVMKKAVEAGKARSANGMRQELMRVPNDPYQAGKSSSYAPQDNDDFISSESDRQMLLIKQQDDELDELSASVQRIGGVGLTIHEELTGQEKIIHELGLDMESTTNRLDFVQKKVEMVMKKAGAKGQILMIIFLVVLFIILFVLVFFT, encoded by the exons ATGTCTTCACCTCAGGATCCGTTTTACATTGTTAAggaagaaattcaagattct ATTGATAAACTACAATCCACTTTTCACCAATGGGAGACTGTCCCTGCAAACACCGAAGAGCGAGTGCATCTAACAAAAGAACTACAAACTGGTTGTGAAAGCATTGAGTGGCAG GTGGATGAATTGGATAAGGCGATTGCTGTGGCAGCTAGAGACCCTTCTTGGTATGGCATTGATGAAGTGGAGCTTGAGAAACGTAGAAGATGGACAAGCACTGCTCGCACTCAG GTGGGTGTCATGAAGAAAGCTGTCGAAGCTGGAAAAGCTAGAAGTGCGAACGGTATGCGCCAGGAGCTAATGAGGGTCCCTAATGATCCTTACCAGGCAGGCAAATCCAGCTCATATGCACCACAAGATAATGATGATTTCATATCATCTGAGTCAGATAGACAGATGCTCCTCATAAA GCAACAAGATGATGAACTGGATGAGTTAAGTGCAAGTGTGCAAAGAATTGGAGGAGTGGGGCTTACTATACACGAAGAACTTACAGGACAG GAGAAAATCATACATGAACTTGGATTAGATATGGAGAGTACTACAAATCGTCTTGATTTTGTTCAG AAAAAAGTGGAGATGGTTATGAAGAAAGCTGGAGCAAAGGGACAGATTTTGATGATTATATTCTTGGTAGTTTTATTCATTATTCTGTTTGTTCTTGTGTTCTTTACCTAA
- the LOC113343550 gene encoding ubiquitin-conjugating enzyme E2 7-like, which yields MGQSTQASLLLQKQLKDLSRNPVDGFSAGLVDDKNVFEWSVTIIGPPDTLYDGGYFNAIMSFPPNYPNSPPTIRFTSDMWHPNVYADGRVCISILHAPGDDPNGYELASERWTPVHTVESIVLSIISMLSSPNDESPANVEAAKEWRDKRDEFKKKVSRVVRKSQEFF from the exons ATGGGTCAATCAACACAAGCAAGTCTTCTTCTTCAGAAGCAGCTTAAAG ATCTTAGTAGGAATCCTGTTGATGGATTCTCAGCTGGTCTGGTTGATGATAAGAATGTTTTTGAATGGAGTGTAACAATTATTGGACCACCAGATACTCTCTA tGATGGAGGGTACTTTAATGCGATTATGAGCTTTCCACCTAATTATCCAAATAGCCCTCCGACAATAAGGTTCACTTCGGATATGTGGCATCCTAATG TTTATGCTGATGGGCGGGTTTGCATATCTATTCTCCATGCTCCTGGTGATGACCCTAATGGCTACGAGCTTGCAAGTGAGCGATGGACGCCTGTTCATACg GTTGAGAGCATCGTTCTGAGTATTATTTCCATGCTTTCAAGTCCAAATGATGAATCCCCGGCAAATGTTGAAGCCGCT AAAGAATGGAGAGACAAGAGGGATGAATTTAAAAAGAAAGTGAGCAGAGTTGTGAGGAAGTCCCAAGAATTTTTCTGA
- the LOC113343546 gene encoding CASP-like protein 4C2, protein MMRSPQESLRNGVLETSTPPHHHHHQPHHFHSTVSLLKLRRFNTLILIFRFVSFCFCLASTIFMATNSSSNSLSWADFTTLRVVVAANGIVAVYSLAEMGASIWEILKGTTVFPETIQVWFDFSHDQVFAYLLVSANVAGTTMVRTLRNDGDTCSVNSSFCVQSTISISLGYVGFLFLGFSSLLSGFRVGCFIINGSRFHL, encoded by the exons atgatGCGATCTCCTCAAGAATCACTTAGAAATGGGGTTCTTGAAACTTCAACaccaccacaccaccaccaccatcaacccCATCATTTCCATTCTACTGTTTCTTTACTGAAACTCCGTAGATTCAATACTCTTATTCTCATTTTCCGTTTTGTTTCTTTCTGTTTTTGTCTTGCTTCTACCATTTTCATGGCTACtaattcttcttctaattcacttTCTTGGGCTGATTTTACTACTCTTAG AGTTGTTGTAGCTGCAAATGGGATTGTTGCTGTATATTCATTAGCTGAAATGGGTGCTTCAATTTGGGAGATTTTGAAAGGAACTACTGTTTTTCCTGAAACCATTCAAGTCTGGTTTGATTTCAGTCATGACCAG GTGTTTGCGTATTTGCTGGTATCAGCAAATGTGGCAGGAACAACAATGGTAAGAACATTGAGAAATGATGGGGATACATGTAGTGTTAATAGCTCATTTTGTGTGCAATCAACCATATCGATTAGTTTAGGATATGTTGGGTTTTTATTTCTAGGGTTTTCCTCGTTACTGTCTGGATTTCGAGTCGGTTGTTTTATCATTAACGGTTCTCGGTTTCATCTTTGA